The following coding sequences lie in one Lolium perenne isolate Kyuss_39 chromosome 2, Kyuss_2.0, whole genome shotgun sequence genomic window:
- the LOC127335777 gene encoding homeobox-leucine zipper protein HOX22, producing MDRADYHHQQHQFMMPPPLPLQQRQMCVPVMDDDDVDEQQFSAGRGGRAERKRRFTEEQIRSLESTFHARQAKLEPREKAELARELGLQPRQVAIWFQNKRARWRTKQLEHDFAALRAKYDALHSRVDSLKQDKLALTAQVHELSERLRERAGGGGATAATASSSSCNNDELDDDKRNVVAGCVDLDVEPLESCVLGGTACATPADVSLSVESDCGDHLHYDDGAAGGFPPDSFCATPELWEPWPWPPIELYT from the exons ATGGATCGAGCTGACTACCACCACCAGCAGCACCAGTTCATGATGCCGCCGCCGTTGCCCTTGCAGCAGCGGCAGATGTGCGTGCCGGTGATGGACGACGACGACGTCGACGAGCAGCAGTTCTCGGCGGGGAGGGGCGGGAGGGCGGAGAGGAAGCGGCGGTTCACGGAGGAGCAGATACGGTCGCTGGAGTCCACGTTCCACGCGCGCCAGGCCAAGCTGGAGCCCCGGGAGAAAGCGGAGCTGGCGCGGGAGCTGGGCCTGCAGCCGCGCCAGGTCGCCATCTGGTTCCAGAACAAGCGCGCGCGGTGGCGCACCAAGCAGCTCGAGCACGACTTCGCCGCCCTCCGGGCCAAGTACGACGCCCTCCACTCCCGCGTCGACTCCCTCAAGCAGGACAAGCTAGCCCTCACCGCACAG GTGCACGAGCTAAGCGAGCGGCTGAGGGAgcgggccggcggcggcggcgcgacggcCGCCACCGCCAGCAGCAGCAGCTGCAACAACGACGAGCTGGACGACGACAAGAGGAACGTCGTCGCCGGGTGCGTCGACCTCGACGTCGAGCCCCTCGAGAGCTGCGTGCTTGGCGGGACGGCGTGCGCCACGCCGGCCGACGTCTCGCTCTCGGTGGAGTCCGACTGCGGCGATCACCTCCACTACGACGACGGGGCGGCAGGAGGCTTCCCGCCCGACTCCTTCTGCGCCACGCCGGAGCTGTGGGAGCCGTGGCCGTGGCCGCCTATCGAGTTGTACACGTAG